In Melospiza melodia melodia isolate bMelMel2 chromosome 5, bMelMel2.pri, whole genome shotgun sequence, the DNA window AAGGTCATTTGTGTTTCTGTGGTGCGGCTCGGGCGAGGGTCTGGATCTCGGCCGAGTGGTAAGATGTTGTTTTAATTCAATTTATCAGGGACAGGCTTAAGAGTTTATTTTTATCTTTGACTTTTCCCTGTATAGAATTCTCAGCCCTAACTACTGAGGGATGTTTTGTTACTGTGTTAGAGGATATGTGATTTTAAATGGCATTAACTGTTTAGATACTGTAAATGTCCAGCTGAGTCACTGACTGTGTGAGGAAGCATAATTCCTTGGGGTTGTGGTTTGGATGTATGTGTGGTAACAGAGGAGTAGGTTGCCAAGTTACAATTTTTTAATGGAACTCTCAGTAGTTTTCTGCCAGAAATGGCATGAAATGGCATGAAATGCATGCTAGGAGAAAGGTCCTACTGTTTCATAAATTGGGATACAATTGTCATCTTTCTGCATGGGAAACATTGCTCGTGTTGGGGATGCTGCACTAAGAATTCCCAATTGGCTTCTGCAGTGCTGAAACCTTCTTTATTTAGTTCAAGCAGTGCTTTGCATGAAAACAATCCACAGACAACTGTTTAAGGGTAGCTGTGATTACTGATCTCTTTGCTTTGGCTGTTTTCAGTCTGAAGTTGGCCAGATAGACTGGGCTTGGTCCTAGACAGGTTTGTAGTAGCTGTCCTTGAATAAGAGAAGTCAAGGGCCGAAGTGAGTGTTCAGTTCAGGTCACTTGATGTTTTTATGTAGTGTGAACTGGTTTATTTGTTTCTAACATTTAGTGTCTGCGCAAATGGGGTTACAGAAGATGTGAGGACATTTGCTGGATTAAAACAAATAAGAACAACCCTGGCAAGACCAAGACTCTAGACCCCAAGGCTGTCTTCCAAAGAACCAAGGTAAAGGAAAGGATTGGCTCCATTCCTCCTCTGTTTCCATTCTGTCTCTGTGCTGATGACACAGCCAGTGTTGGTGACAGGCTTGTGAGAAAGCCAGCAGGAGGACTTGCAAGTTCTGTTCTGCAAAGTACATTTTATGGAACTAAACTTAGCAATAGAATCTGACTAAAGTCAATGTCAAAAGTCTTTTAAATCTGTAGATTTTAACTGAATCTATTAATAAAAAACAGCTATAGAAAATCGGCTACTGGTTCTAAATGCACACAAAGTGTGCGCCCGAGTTTGGACCAGAGAGAAGCCTGGAGGAACCAGAGCATCTCCTGCCTTCCTGGAGATGACTGTATAGCACAAGTGACAGAATGGGTCAGCTTGGTTTAAACCAAACTTTTGTTTTAAGATGTTTTGTGGAGGATGTGTATTGAAGGAggtacagagaaaaaaaagtgttctggTTTGTGACTCAAATGTCTGTTGATCAGAAACTTGGAGAAATGTTAATGAGACTCATAAATAGTTAATTTGGGTATAtgtgagtgtaactggaagtttTACTGAGTACAGAGAGCTGATTGGCAATTTATTCATTTCAAGTTGTCCTTCCCTTCCATTTCAAGGGCTCCTTCCCTTATTCATTAATCATTCATTAGCATTAAACATCCTCAAGTCTGTCTAAAATTGGCCATTGTTAGGAGTATAAATTTCCCTTTAGGATATCTGGAATCTTTCTTTGACTTGCATTTACATTAATCTGAAGTTTGTTTGAAGGTGTGTTGTATTAGttataaatatttaaaagtaTAAATATTGTGTGTTTATTGCATATAGTACTGCAAATGTGTGCAGTTTGCTCATGAGGGCAAGGTTAAACTAACACAGGAGGATTTGAGGGGACTTACGTCTTTGTTTAGCACAGAAAAATAGTTTCTGGTATGGAGGAATTCCTGTTTATGGAGCGAGAGTTGAGCTGAGGTCACTGTTTGTGATAAACACTGAAAATGGAGTGAGTTTGCTCTGACTAAACAAACACTGTTTCAAGCTGTGTTTGCCAGTGCTTAGAGCAGAAATGTATTCTGTTGTGTTTGGCTGAGGCATCTCTCCAGGGATGCTCAGTGCTGTGCCACCTGTCAGAGAATCCCAGTAGTTGTAAGTGACATACCCTGTGGTATGGAAGTAAACGGTTGGGGATAGTTCTCCTAAGGACTAGACTGAGGAGGCTTGGCTTGGTGGGTGATTTGCTTAGCAGTATTCTGCCTTTCCCTTAGGTAAATTCTAGGTCCAAAGCTGTGTTGCATGAGTGCAACACCATCTGCACAGATGTGACAGGTCTGATATTGTGCCTTTCATGCTTACCCACTCACTCTGCAAACCCTTTCCAAAATTCAGGAATGGTTACATTCTCTTGTCTGCAGCTGTTTCCTGAGCCATCTGGTGGCACTTAGTGAGTCAGAGCATTTGATCCTGGGAACATCGCTCATCCAAGATTGATATTCCCAGAAACAGAGCTCTGAAATGAGTATGTAGGAGCCCCTTTTCATCCTGGAACAACCCTCATTCATGGATGCCACATTTAACTCACTCAGATGTCTTCAGTGTTGTAGAAAGAAGGAAAATGATGCATGTTACAGCTCAAGAACATTTCTAACGCTGATGAGCTGCCTGAGAGTTTGATGGTGGTTGTGGGGTTTTATGCAGTAATATCTTCTAGAAAGGAACCTGAGGGGAATTCTGAGGGTCCCTTTACTGAGAGAGGTACAGCATGAAAAAGTACATATTATTTCCACTGCCTGTTTCATGACTGAAAACTTTTCAAGTTATTATATGAATAAAGTTAGGATCAGAATGCTAAGACAGGTATTAATCAGAATTAATAACCATTCCTTGCTCTTGTCATCATGTTTTTCTCTTTTGCCTTGTGGAGACTTCTCAGCCTTTCCAGCCTAGAGTTCTCTAATTGAAAAAGTCCATGTAGCTGACTTCAGCCTTGATTTGAGTTTTACCACCTCTTAGTGGAGTTTATCAAGCTTCTGCTTAAAGTACTGCTCTGCTTTGTTCTCAGCTGGCTCCTTTTGTGGCTCCGGCTTTTCTGCTCTAGTTCTTGTTTCAGACTTTTCTCTCCTGTAAGAGTGGAATGTGCTCGGAAGTGTCCTTGCTGTCCCTTGTGCTCACCTGGCACAGCAGTGGGTGTGACAGGTGACAGCTCTGTGTGTCTGCAGGAGCACTGCCTCATGGGCATCAAGGGCACCGTGCGCCGCAGCACCGACGGAGACTTCATCCACGCCAACGTTGACATCGACCTCATCATCACTGAGGAGCCTGAAATCGGCAACATAGAGAAACCTGTGGAGATTTTTCACATTATTGAGCACTTCTGCCTCGGGCGGCGGCGGCTTCACCTCTTCGGGAGAGACAGCACAATTCGACCAGGTAACTGCTATGTTGTTTTTGACCGAACAGCAAAATTCATTGCAGGGTCCTAAAGAGGTTTCCATATGTATGTGGTAGATCAGACAGCAGATCTGAAGGACATAGTTTTTTGCTGTTTGTGGAGATTTGTCAGTCACAGAACTGTTGTTTAGAAAGTTTATGAGAATTCtcatttctgtaatttttccaGAAGAGAGATTCTTGTTTACCAATATTTTTGCCTGTCCATGTGTTTAATGCATCAGTGAGCATAACAAAATCCAGTTGAGATTCCTTTTCTCCCATATGTTTATGCTTCTCAGAAAAGTGATTTCTTTTTCCAACTGCTTTTCAACCCCTATGAGCTTAGTGCTCTTGCCTGTGTCTGAAGTGGCAGTATCTCACAGTGGGTGCTGCATCTGGCATGATGCAAAATGCAAGAAATACATGGATCAGGACACATTGTTCAGGTATTCcttcagtgctgctgccaggggatTCTATATGTCAGTGTCTCGCAGTCAGGTTACTCTGGTAGAACTTCAGAGTCTTTTTTAAAAGCACTGTTGTGGTGTAAGGACAAGTAAGAAGAAGGGTAGGGGTttgggaaagcacagtgtgaatGTTGCCACAGCCATGagtaataaaaaatttaaaaaaataaaagaaaaacaaggcCTTAGAAATACCCAGATGAATCTTAACTTTGCAGCAACTCTAGAGGTGACTTTTCGTTCTGTTCAGTGAAGTTTGTTGTTGCTTCTGCTCACTGTGGTTTTGTTCCCGAGGTTGGCTGACGGTGGGACCCACCCTCACAAACAGCAACTTCAACGCAGAAACGTATTCCTCGTATTTCACGGCTCCCAATTCGCACCTGACCGGCTGCACCGAGGAGATCGAGAGGCTGCGGCCCAAGTCCCCACCGCCCAAATCCAAGTCCGACCGGGGTGGGGGTGCTcccaggggaggaggaagaggagggacttCGGCAGGACGGGGAGAAAGGGGCAGGGAGAGGAACAGAACCAACTTCCGCGGTGAGCGGGGAGGCTTCAGAGGGGGCCGTGGAGGGACCCATCGAGGGGGCTTCCCCACCCGCTGAGGAGGTGACGGCTGCTTCCCCTGCCTATGCCTTGACTGGGAATCTTTCCTGTAGTCTTGTTTTTCCTACAGTGAAAAATTTCCTCCTTCCTCTGGGGACTCAAGCTAGATGACTTTTACAATTGTTTTTGGTGCACACCGTTCCAGATAGTCGGCCTTGCAGTCTCAGCCCTTTACATCACGGGTAGGATGGAAATTACCCCCTTGCTTTCCACTTAGGAACCTTGCAAGCTGGAGGCTTCTATTTCAGCTTCATTTTCTCCAAAACATGGATTCCTCCTCCATCGTCGAAGGTTTGGGTTTGGATTGTGTTGCATTAATATGATGGAGTGGGCATGAAATGCAGTTCTGAATTGCATGGCCACTTGCTGTCCTATGGAAGAAAAAGTTCTGTGTCTGTATTGACACCTATTTTAACTTCTCTGAAACCAAGGAGTAAATGAAATAAATAGGAATCTATTTTTTCTTATTTGGTTTAAACTTCCCAAATTATTCCTGGGAATAGGAAaaagttaatttttaatttgtggtGTATATGCACTCACATATCGTGTCAGTAGTGGGGACAGTGGTAATTCTGTGCAGGTGTATGTTGTCCTTCCTGGAAAGCGCTGAGTTGTGCATTTATGTGCAGCCCAGAAGTTGTGCACAGGTCTGGGCTGCTCCTTGAGTGGGGATCCTCCCCCAGTGTGTGTCTGTAACACCTTGTTCCTTGGGAGGGAAGAGCAGTGTCACTGCAGAGCCGTCCCAGAGACCTCACTGGAGGGTTGCCCCGGgaggtggtgtgtgtgtgtgattcctGAAACAGGCAACGCTGAGGGAACTGAGTGCTGCCTTTCCCTGCGGGTGTTGCCCACATTGGAGAATGGCTGTTGCCGATACAGTGCAGTGTGGAAAGAAAGTGACCCCCTTCCCTAGGTACAGTGTCTGTTTTTAGCAAAACCACAACTCTGAGCTTCTTGTGCAGTTCTTGgtaggctgaacaaacccagcttTTGATGTCTCAGTGTCTTAGGTGAGGGTTTTGGAAAACTGGCGTTTAAGTCTGAATATCTCTCCTGAAGCCCAGCTTTTAAATGACTGTCCTGTAAAGTAGTGGATTATTAAACATGTTTATCAAAGCTGATGTTTAAATATCTTTCTTaatattttgtgtgtttgttgtccTTGAGGTTTTGGCATTGCTAAGTGGTTTCCTCTGTGCTGTTGTAGAGAGGAGCTGTTCTTTTGATTTAGAAGATTTTGATGGGCTGGGGAACCCTCTGGCTTTGGTCATGTTTAGCAGGAGATTGCTGTAGTGCCAGTGGAAACTGCCTGTTGTTTACAGCTTGTTTCTTCCTCTGCCATATGTGCATATCTGTAGAGTGACTGGATTTGGGAAGGGGAGTTTTAAAGTTGATGTGAAAGTTGAGGGGAGTTACGAAGTTGATGGTCATTGGTGAAGTTCCATATAGCCACGGACTATATGGAACGCACCTGAGAGAAGGTAAATGCCCTAGTAGGGACACTTTTGGTGATTTTTGCTCTAATTATGTTATTTGAAaagtaaagacattttaccttagGACCCCTGCTTTTGTGCcagggaaaagtattttcttgttTTTCAATGAGTAGAAAACATTAATTTCCATTTCCCCCTTTTAATTACATGCCCAATACTGGTAGTTCAGTGAATGAGCTGCTTTTAACATACACTTAGGCTAAAGGGAAGAGGAGGGTCAAAAGCTATTGGATCTGAAGTGCCTCTGTATTAGTTTGTGGTGCTGCTCAAGACTTCACTGACTGAAGAAAGTCCTGACAGGGCAGGACAAGGATTGTTCTCTGTGTGGTGCCCAGATTTGGGGTTCCCTGTCAGCTGTGCTGAATTACACCCATAGCCCCAAattccctgctccattcccaCTGCAGTAACCTCCCAGTGCCCCATGGAGTGTGGGCATTCccatgcagagctgctgccttggacagcagctgtgccaggagcagcagagcttccaaggaagctcagcagcagcacagggacaaggacagggttaTGTGGCACAGAACTGGCATTTATAACCCTCCCCCCAGTGATGTCCCTGGGGGCACTGGACAGAGCTGCCTGGAACTGAGCTGGTTTcagcccctgagctccaggaTGGAGAACATCCAGTTGGTGTCTAAAGCAGGAGAAGGCAGTGGCCAGATgtgctcccagcctgtgctggggcagcccctgtgcccagggggggACATCTCTCCCTGCAGAAGCTCAGCTCCTTTCAGAGCCTCAGCAGTGGCCTCTACAGATTCTTTTCCCTCAGGAAAGGGATGCACATCCCTGTCTTCAGCACACCTCCAGTGGGACCTACCTGTGAAAGCTTTCCACCACTTGTGCACTtgcagctggatcctgaaaaacTCCAAACTCCATCCCCACTGATTTCCAGGTATCTCTGAGGGCTCCTGCCTGGGATTCAGTATCTGTGGGGGAAGATTGCCTTGGCTGTAATGCTGCTGATGGAtgatggcctcaggctgggcaggagggaagggatttggggtggctgGGACATAGCTGGCAGCTGTGTGGGAGCTCTGAACCGGGAATTGCTGCGTGAGCCCCTGTGCAAACAGCCTGTGCCTCCATTCCCAGGTAATGCCAGCTGCTCCTTGGGCTCCTTCCGGGCTCTTGGTGCTCTGTGTGGGCTGGGGCATTTCCACgtgcctgctcagagcagcccctggcccaggagccacggtgcaggcacagctcctcctgcagatcCCAGGGACACGAGGGGCTGCTGCCTTCAGGAGCTTctggctcctcctgccctgcgctCCCAGCCCGCTGGGACACCCTGAGGGAACACCAAGGAGCACGGCTGGCAGCGAGCAGGAGACACCGAGGCCTCTGGGCCCAGAAACAGCCCCGGCCCCAGCAGCCACCGTCACTTTGAGCTGGCAACGCTCACCTGCAGGAAACGCCCCCTGCCACTCTCCAGAGGAACCCTCAGGAGCTGTCTGGTTCACTTCTTCCTGGGGAAACAAAGGGACATTGTGTGAGCACATTTACAGCTGCTGGGTAAATCCTGGAAAGGGCAGAACAATCAGGGTCATGGGGAAGAGTTTGGTGCTGACATGCTGAGTGCCAGCCAGTTCTGCCCTAGAGccattgcaggggctggtgtgtaAAGCAGCATCCAcagaagggaaggagctgcatttgTAGAGGAGCTCTCTTACTGGCAGCAGTCATTCCCATCCCATGCAGGACTTTGGAACAACCCTGGGATTGGCCCAGGTGTTTGGAGCAGGGTGCTGACAAGGCCAGAATTCTGTGATCAATGCGCAGCTGGGCCGGTCACTCCTCAGCATTTGACTCGATGATCCTCACAGCTCTGGAAATAAAAGAGCAAAGAGTTTTCACTGAGTTTTCCCTCGTGTTTCCCTGGGCTCCAGTCCCACTCCAGGCACAACGGGAGCGGGAGCAGCAACGCCGTGGCCCCAGCGGCCATCCCAGAGCGGCTGCTCCCGGCCGGGGCGCGGGCACGGAGAAGGGGCTGCGGGCGCTGCGGCTCGTGGGGTTACCGGGCCGGGGGAGGGGGGCTCGGTGTCCCCCCGGGGTTACCGGGCCGGGATGGGCAGCGGCGCTGAGCGGGCGGCGATGCTGATGGGATCTCGGGGCCGGTACGGGCGGTCTCCGTGTCCTTCCCGCTTCCAGCCGCGATCCAGTGGCTGCTCCCGGGAAGCGTCGTTCTCCTGGCGGGCacggcagcagcacagcaccggCTCCCTGCCGCCGCAGCCGGATCGTGCCTGGAGCCCCGGCGGGACCCAGCCCCGCGCCGGCCGCAGCCAGAGCGACAGCGCCTGTCCCGGAGCGGCTCTTCCCGCCCGCGGTGATGCCGGTCCcgatcccagccccaatcccccctCGATCCTCCGGCCCCAGCACCCCGGGTACCTACCCCAGTACCCTGCCCGCCGAGGAAAAAGCGGCTCGGCCCGGCTCCCACAGGAAACACCGGCGGGACCGGGACCCGAATCCCCGGGCCCAGATTCCGATCCTACCTGAGCGCCTCGGACCCCgcgcagcagcaacagcagcagccgcCCCCGATCCGGATCTGCGCACAGCGCTCCgaccgccgctcccgccgcatCCCGAGCCGAGCATCCCCCGCAGAAAGCGGGACAGGCGCGGATCCGCCGGCATTTATGGGCGGTTACAGGGGCTCCCTCGTTaggagggggtcccgggggggaggGGGGTTAGGAGGGGCCCCCTCCGCAGGtggggggggtccctgggggggggAGGTCGGGGAGGGCCCGCTCCGGAGGagggtgtcctgggcagggggGCGGAGCCTGTGAGGGGGTAACTCCACCCCAAAGGTCCTTCCCCCCCGGACCCCCTCCTCCTCCGGACGGGgtccagccccagccccctcccGGGGACCCCCTCCTCCGGACCGGGGCCCGGGGGGAGGGaggtggggtgggggggaagcaGAGGGGCGCACGTCACTCTGCGCCGTGAAACACGTACAcgtgtaaaacaaaaaaaaccccacacgaACGGCCCTCCCCTTCCGACCCCCTCACCCCACCCTCCCCCCCGGGCCCCGGTCCGGAGGAGGGGGTCCCCGGGAGGGGGCCGGACCCCGTCCGGAGGAGGGGGTCCGGGGGGAGGGGGTGAGACCTGGAGGGGGAGTTACGcccccaggccccgccccccTCCCCCGGACCCCCTCCTCCGGAGGGGGCCCTCCCCGaccccccccagggaccccccctcCGGAGGGGGTCCCTCCCACCCCCCTCCCCAatccccccgccccccccggggACTCCCTCCTCCGGAGGGGGCCCCTCCCAACCCCcctcccccccgggaccccctcctAACGAGGGAGCCCCTGTAACCGGGGCCCcccaccccaggacccccccagtgTGATGTAGGGACAGCCGGAGCCCCGGCGCTGTGGGGCGCTGTGTTGCACTGCAATGGGGGGACCCCAGCGAGGGCGGGGGCGCCGGGCTCCGGCCCTCAGGGCTTTATTATTGCCCGGCACCCCGAGCCCCGCGGTGcgagggaaggaggagaggggaggaCGGGGAGACAGGAGAGATGGGGATGGTGAGGACGGGAATGGAGAGGGGTCGGAGTGAGGAGGGAAGCGGGAGAGGAAGGGAAAGGCCGGGGGGGGAGAAGAGGAACGGTGGAGAGAGGAGGAATAGAAGGGAGAAGCGGAGAAGGGACAGGAAGGAGTGTCGGGGGGTAAGGTTtgggaggagaggaaaggagcGTTTCAGGGCGAGAGGGAAGGGGCAGAAAGAAAGGGAATATGCGGAGAAGGAAGGAGGGGTAGAGAGAGGgacagaaggggaggccaaaacCTCCGCGCCTTACCTGCGGAGCCCGCACACGGAGCTCCGTCCGCACCGTGCTCTGAGTGAGCAAATGGCGGTTGAGGTGATTTCCGGGGTCTAAATCacctcggccccgccccgcgcagccGCTCTGGGGCCCCGCACACCTGAGCTGGGTCCGCCCTGCACACCTGAGCTCGGGCCCCGCCCCTGGTACCGCCCCTTttaccgcccggccccgccccgcgcccccggATCTGTCAGGCCCCGCCCCCTGATCTGTCAGGCCCCGCCTACTCTGCCGACCGCCCCCCTCCCCGGGATGGGGGCGCGGCCATCTCTCacggccccgcccctcacacctgtGCCAGCTCCGCGCCCCCACCGGGGAGCGGCCGCGATCCCGCAGCCGGCAGCGCCCCGTGCCCGCGGCCATCCCGGGCCCCAAACCGATCCCCGGCCCGGTGCCGCTTGGATCCGCCCGGCGGGGGAGaggcggcacggcccggcacacCCCAGCGGCGCTCTGCCCCCCGGCCCGGGCACGGTGGCCCCGCCGCAGCGCCCCCTGCCCGCGCTCCGTGGCCCCGCCCCTCGCACCTGTGCCGGCCCCGCCCCCCTGTCCTCGCTCGGTGCCGTGCGAGCCCCGCCCGACGGCTGCTCCCGCGGGGACCGCTCGGAGCCCGGGGCGCTGCGGCGGGGCCGTGACCGGGGCCCGGGGTGCGGGGGCCGAGCGCCGCCTGGGTCTGCCGGGGGTCCCGGGCGGTGCCGCCTCTGCCCCGTCGGCATCGGGACCGGGATCGGTatggggcggggggagccgctCCGGGCGGGCCTTGGCGCCGGGTCTGAcaccgccgctcccgccccggaGGAGCGGCGGGGAACCGGGCCGGGACGGCGGCGGCCGTTCCCCGGTGCAGACTCGGAAccgcggccaggagcgggcccggCGCGGGGGCTCCGACCGGCACCGTGTGCTCGGGGAGCGGCCCGGCCTGTGGGCTCtgtcccccagctccccgggccgTGACATGAAAGTTTGATAAGGAAGAGTTAATCCAGGAGAGGAGGCCATTCCATGAGTCCgtaattatttattttcagctTTCACACATAAACCATCACGAACAGGACGTGGTTATCTCCTGCATCGGCAGGATTTAGTCCCGAGCTGCAGCTCACTGTCAGTGCAGATCCCTGGCAGAAAAGCCGGGGATCTTCCATAAAAACCAGCTCTGTCTCCGTCCCGGGGGTGAGGGCTGGGAGGGAACATCTGGCCTCAGGGGGAGtgcagggtggatttgggggcCAGGGGTCTCCCTGCAGCATCTGGATCTCCATCCGTCCCTCTTTGCTTCCCTCTCGTCAATTGCCCCGGCAGGACTCGTGAGGATCCGCTGGATCTTCTCCTCTTCCTCTAGAGTCTCTTAGGACCCAGAGGATAAGATGCTGAATTCTCCTTTTTCTAGGGACAAAGGGAAAGCTGCACTGTAGGGAGACCCCACGGAGCTCTACAACACTCCCAGCAAAAGTCTGGCAAGGGGCCGCAAAGCAGAGACCCCAACCCAGCAGCGGCAGGAGTGAAACCCGAGGTGCAGCCTGGAGCTGAGCTTCCAAGGACATTTGGCATTGCCCAGCAGCACCGGCGGGTTTGGGGTGCTGGCATCCCAAAACAAGCGTGTCTCCTTCCTCAGGACCAGCCAGTATCCTAAGCACACAGGGCTTTCCACTCACTCACGGGGTGCACGGAGCGCTTTTCCTCCCCTTGTGGCCCGTGGTTCTCCCGCATCCCTCACAGAGCCCGAGGTCTCAGGGCCGCCCATCCCCGTTTGTCCAAGTTCATGATTCAGTCCGGAGCTCTGAGGCCCGGGCAGCCAGGCCCAGGGCCAGGCCGGGGATGCTGCTTGCCCTCTGGCTTAATCCTTCTcccagctgctgcccctgccTCCATAAAACCCCGGCATGGGACTCCCGGTGCCGCTTCCCTGCCGGCAGGAGGAGGAGCCGGCGCCAGCAtgagggcagccctggccctgctgccgcTCTTGGCCGCGGCACCCCGAGCTAAGGGAGGTGATCCCGGGGCTGGGCCGGCCCTGGGATCAGGGGCAGGCGATGGGGCCTCAACTCCAGAGGTTTTCAGTGGCCTCCCctctcccagcctgcagccaaaccgctgggcaggagcagagagggaagggaagggaagggaagggaagggaagggaagggaagggaagggaagggaagggaagggaagggaagggaagggaagggaagggaagggaagggaagggaagggaagggaagatggGTTGGGATCCAGGATGCCGCTGTGGGGTGATGCTGGGGGGACGTGGGATGGGGAGAGGACAGAGCCACAGGGATTGGTGTtttccttcctaaaggaaaatgggattccctgagccccctggcaggcaCCATTCCTGTGCAAAGCTCACCCTTGTTGGAGACAATGCTCCGCCATCCTTTGCTGCCTTCTCAGCTCCACAGGGAATCCCCCAGCTGCCAAAACCACCTAAAACTTACCTTTGCCACATGGCTTTGTACAAGCGAACACAAATGCCACAAGCTGGGATCGGgagtattttaaatttattttataattcagtttattttcctttaaatcGTTCCTTGAGTTAGTTCGGGATGACTGGAACAGGAAGCTCAGCGCGCAGAGACTCTGCCCGTGGCCTTTGGTGTCCTTAACCTCCAGCCGGGACAGCAGGACACGAGTGCACATGCCACGCTCAGCTCAAGGTCTCCACTCTCTCCCGGAGCCCTCCTAACGAGGGGCCCATGGGGACCCCCCGGCCGGGACCCCTCCTGAGGAGCGCCCGGCCTGACCCCGGTGcggtgcagggacagcccagggcgGGCAGGGCGGGGCCGCGTTGGCATCTGCGAGGGGAGAGCCCAGAGCGGGCCCGACCCTTCCGAACCCAGACAGGGGCGCCGGCTCCGGCCTAAGGACCGGGACTGCCGCACGCGGTGACCGCAGAGTCCCCCATGGAGATCGGATCCAGCCGGCAGGAGCAGGTGCAGCCAAGGCAGCCCATTCCTGCCCACCGAGAGATCTCCAGCACTGCAGCCTGGTGAGGCTGGCACACAAAtccctgctctgg includes these proteins:
- the METTL14 gene encoding N6-adenosine-methyltransferase non-catalytic subunit, with translation MNSRLQEIRERQKLRRQLLAQQLGAENADSIGAVLNSKDEQREIAETRETCRAAYDTSAPNAKRKYPDEGEADEEEIEEYKDEVELQQDEENLPYEEEIYKDSSTFLKGTQSLNPHNDYCQHFVDTGHRPQNFIRDVGLADRFEEYPKLRELIRLKDELICKSNTPPMYLQADLEAFDIRELKSKFDVILLEPPLEEYYRETGITANEKCWTWDDIMKLEIEEIAAPRSFVFLWCGSGEGLDLGRVCLRKWGYRRCEDICWIKTNKNNPGKTKTLDPKAVFQRTKEHCLMGIKGTVRRSTDGDFIHANVDIDLIITEEPEIGNIEKPVEIFHIIEHFCLGRRRLHLFGRDSTIRPGWLTVGPTLTNSNFNAETYSSYFTAPNSHLTGCTEEIERLRPKSPPPKSKSDRGGGAPRGGGRGGTSAGRGERGRERNRTNFRGERGGFRGGRGGTHRGGFPTR